The genomic stretch aattttacatacagttgaggtcaaaattttGCATATAtctgcaatatatatatatatatatatatatattatattaccaAAATACAAGGGATcatatgcatgttattttttatttagtactgacctgaataagatatttcacataaaagatgtttacatatagtccacaaaagagaataatagctgaatttataaaaatgtccccattcaaaagtttacatacgcttgattcttaatactgtgtcattacctgaatgacccacagctgtgtgtgttttttttgtgaagtgatagttgttcatgagtcccttgtttgtcctgacagttaaactgcccgctgttcttcagaaaaatctttcaggtgcaacaaattctttggtttttcagcatttttctgtatttgaaccctttccaacaatgactgtatgattttgagatccatcttttcacactgaggacaactgagggacagctcaggttcaaacgctcacagatactccagaaggaaaaactatgtattaagagccagaggtgtaaacttttcaacaggatgaagatgtgtacatttttcttatgttgcctaaatgtcatattttttcacttagtactgcccttcagaagctacagaagatatttacataaatatatgtaactcagttgttgttgtttgccgTGTCggaaagtaaaaaaacaagatCTTCGGTCTTTATCAAGGTTTAAAACGTTGACAACTTTAGGAATGTGTGCGTCATTTATGTACATGTGCCTAAACAACAgtttgtatgtgtatgtgtttttaacTGCACAGACACGGTATTACTCAGCtagcaacaaaaatattatgtgtgtttgtgtgagtgggTGGGTGagtgttatgtgtgtgtgtgcatgttttggGGGGCAGCGTATAAAAAATTGCACGTTCATTTAGCATTCATTTTATGTCGTGCAGAACATATGAAACAGTGCACtgtgtgtgtacatacacacacacacacacgtttgtttttgtgaattgtggggactttccatagacttatagtttttagttttagttttttctatagtttttatactgaccaaacgatattgtctatcccctaacccaaccctaaccctaaacctagccctcacagaaaacatgtttgcatcgttacacttttagaaaaacatcatttactatttttaataattttttaacattgtggggaccacaggccggtttcaaatgtccccacaatgtagcaaaaacaagtacacacacacacacacacacacaatatatatatatatatatatatatatatgataattcAGCTGTTCATTCAACTGCTCAGACTTTATGATAGTTGGAACATATGTCTTGTTaaacactatcagtcaaaagattttgaacagtaagattttttatgctttttaaagaagtctcttctgctcaccaagcctgcatttatttgatccaaagtacagcaaaaacagtaacatttatagatattttcactatttaaaataactcttttctatttgaaacagttttctatatttcagtaaaaatttaatttatttctgtgatttcaaatgtgactttttagcattactccagttacatgatccttcagaaatcattctaatattctgatttgctgctaaaacattttttattattattattattattttgaaaacagctgagtagatctttttttcaggtttctttgatgaatagaaagttcagaagaacagcatcaACTGATctctggatctttctatttatgaaagaatcctgaaaaaaaatgcacccaactgctttaaatattgataataataacaattaaaatgttttttttttttgagcagcaaattagcatattataatgatttctgaatgatcatgtgacactgaagactggagtaatgattctgaaaatgtatctttgattacaggaataaattacactttaaatatttaaatattcaaatagaaagcggttattttaaatagtaaaaacctttcacaatattactgcttctgctatattttggctcaaataaatgcagacttggtgagcagaagagacttctttaaaaaccaataaaaatcttactgttcagaaacttttgaatggtagtgtatatatatatttttttttttacaattttaaatgtaattattttgtaaaataataaatattaaaatacccAAATAAAGCAATGGATGactatttttaattcatatttaagtaTGTGGAGAACCCGGACACATTTCATATTAAGTTGTAATGAACAAGGCCTGAAGGTCAATGTCATGTTACTTATATAATCTATCAAAGGAAGCAACCTCTATTTAGCCTATGCATGTGTAGTCTACTGTATATAGAGAACTGTTGATTCTGTCATTCAAATGTTAACATGATGAGTGGaacacatctttaaaaaaataacataagtGACAATTATACAATACCGacttttacaataattttacatacatttacaatACTAAAATTGAACTGTTCCCTTTAAATTTGATACGTTTAAAATTTGCCATGGGTAGGTCAAAATTGATCgtaataaatgtgaaattatctCATTACATAAAGGAACAAGGTATggttaaaagtttttattaacaattagcCTAATGTAGTCAATGCAAGCATATTACCAAATCAGCTCTGTATATtagacataataaatatattagaattAAGCTGTGCCATTTTAGCCTAGACatcctttacaaaaataagaaaacatgTATTAGTAAAACAAAGGACAATAacctattattttaaatagatccAAGAAAATGCCATAACTTGCTTCCACATACTTCCGGGTTTCCCGGTACAGGGATTGGGGAATCACAAAgtgacgtaaaaaaaaaaaacactcagaatgggttgatttttgcagagctcatttttgacaaggtaaaaagggtgttgttttacacaaccatttttaaccaaagtatattatagacttttcattaagaccctaaagaatcatatcagcttgtggaaaatgggcatccgatgacccctttgaaTGTATATTATTGTGTGGACAAAATCCTAAAAGCACTGAccaatatattcatataaataataaaagaatgtGTACTTATGGAATGTTAATAAAGTTTATTGTAGATTGTGTcaaaaaaaataactcaaattCCCACTTTTTTCAGGTAGTATGAACTTTTGTGCATTATAATCATGTTCACAATACTCACAGAGAAGGTCGATATAAAACAGGTGTGATAAACAAATCAAGTATGAAAAGTAAAGTCTAGTCCCTAAAATTTAGTCCCTAAATCAAATGTGCTGCATATGAaccaaaaaaagttcaaatacatTCACACCATTATCCAAAGTCAGCCAATTAAAACCAGCAATTTAAGTAAGAACTGGCTTAAAGAGAAACAAGCACTGTCagatgaaataaattaacacaaattaatttatgttattttgaatCACATCTACACCATACAGATATGCTGTGAGACAAAAAAAGTAAGCTggcaaaatgtaaatacaaaaatgtaagtttgtCATTTATCTTGAATGTAGACATTTAAAGATATTTGGGGaacaatattaaaaagtttaaactaTTATCTGGTGGGGGTTTAGTTGAAGGCAGCTATTCAATGTGCAAAAGCAAGAGTGGCTGACGATAGCTTTTAAAAGCTTTCTCTTTACCTGAGGTCTCTTTACACATGAATGTAAACAGTAGTCTGCACATGTTTTGATGTACCATAGTACGCTATAACGTACCGGTACTACagttttagttcagttcattACTTGCATCCTTCTCCTCCCACATAAAGTTCATCATGAGACTAATGCGAATTTATGTTAGATCCTTAGTCAGGACACAGCTGGgttttgtgttttacttttcTTCTTATTAAGCTGCTGCCCTATGTGGCTGTGAGGGCCTGATAAGTCTATAGCAACATCAATCAGATGATCTGGGCAGAGCCACTGCAGGAAAAGCAGGAAGAGGAAGTTGATGACTGCAACAAAGGAGAAAATGGAGCCTGCCACCGAACCACAGTGGGACTGCAGTCTATGCAATCGATCAGACAATGGCAAAACGGGCTCCCTGCACACCCGATTATACACctgaaacaaacacagaaagagTGGGCATGTACAATTAtggtaataacatttaataataaaacacactaccattttaattttttttttaaataaatactctaaaagaatatttctatataatacttataataaacttcttttgaattttctattaatCTAAGAATCAAGGTTTCCTGCACAAAGAGAAAataggcagcacaactgcttataacattaataaacaatacTATTTCTCCAgtactaaatcagcatattagaatgattaatgGACCGTgcgacactaaagactggagtaatggctgttcaaaattcacatttgaaatcacaggaataaattatattttaaaatatattaaaaaatagaaaagagttattttaattgtaataataattcacaatattactgtgaGCATTAAACACGTTTCATAaacgtaataaaaaaaatcctaccaattccaaacttttgaaaggtagtgtacATCCAACAAATAATTCAAGCATGTTATTAAAACTCACCTTTTCTGTGCGCTCGGCAACGTTTCTCCAAGTGTACAGTGTTCGGACCTTGCGGTGGACGGTGGCAGGGGAAGCCACATTTCTTGTGCGTATTTTTGCAATTACAGTTTCCAAGCCATCACAAAGTGAATGAACTGATGGTTCACACAGAGTCACCAACTCATCTGGCAGGACTTCAGGTATACCTCCAACACGCGTGGTCACCACCTGTACACACGCACTCACACAAATCGGTGGTTATTTAGATTTGATCGCTGATGAACATTTATGAATCAGGACTCAATAATAAGAATGGCATGTAGGCCAGgggtatttttctttttgaaaaaaagtaatattatgaaatattattgcaatttaaaataacagttttaattttaatataattttaattttaatatactttgtgatccaaagctgaattttcatcagccattactactccagtcttcagtgtcacatgatccttcagaaatcattataatatgctgatttattattaatgttggaaacagttgtgctgcttaatagttttttggaacctgtgatactattttcaggattatttgataaaaaaaacaaaaaacaaaaaacaaaaaactgcatttattcaaaataaaaaaaattctaataatataagtctttattatcacttttttatcaatttaacacatgcttactaaataaaagtattattgtctttcaaagaaaaaaattattaacctcaaactttgaacggtagtgtatgttgttacaaaaatttctattttatataaatgctgttctttttaatcttttattcatcaaagaatcctgaaaaaccagcacaactgtttccaacattgataataaatcagcatattagaatgatttctgaaggatcatgtgacactataTTGAAATAGTGGTATTCtgtttaaaattgcaataatatttcacagtattgcgttttttttctgtatttttaatcaaataaacgcagccttgataagcagaaaatactttaaaaacattaaatatctttatacactaaaacatatttacactgtaacataattaatatttttatttagcaaggatgctttaaattgatcaaaaatgatgataaagacatttataatgttacaaaatatttctatttcagataaatattgttcttctgatctttctattcatcaaagaaacctgaaaaaattatactcagctgttttcaacataataataataataataataataataataataataaatgtcttttgagcagcaaatgagaatattagaattatttcagcaggatcatgtgactggagtaatgatgctaaaaatcagctttgaaatcacaggattaagttacattttaaaatatatataaaaaaaaaaacagttatctggtgcaggcttggtaagcaaaacaggcttctttaaaaacattaaaaacatgaacTACTAGTCTGACTGGGCCAAAAATCTTTGCTGTTGAGCCCTGTAATAATTACACATACTTTTCATCCAAGGAAACCACATATGTACTCGCATACAtattcatagaaaaaaaaacaccacatacCTGCAGTCCACAGCTGGCTCCCTCCACTATAGCCATACAGAAGGCCTCCGTGAGAGAAGTGTTGAGAAAGATATGACCCTGAACAAGAACATCCCTCACATCTTTATGATCCAGAGCTCCCAGCAGACGAACcctttatatacataaaaataacagaaagtaaagaaattatacacAAACTCACATCTAGAGATCCTTTCTCATGCCCACTGGCTTTCTTACCTATCATGAAGCTGATATTTCTCTCGAACCTCTTCCAGGATAATTCTTTTGGGTCCCTCTCCACCAATCAGAAAGCAGAGATCTGGATGCTTTCCACATAGCTCAGGAATGATTCCACTTAGTAAATCAATTCCTGCAAAACAACCAGCCAACAAATCACAGGGTCAATGAGATGATGCTATTTTTTGGCCTGGATGTGTTTTCCTTTgctcaaaaattaattaaaaagcaattCACACATAGAATGCAAATTTTCACCTGTTCAAGCACTGTTTTCATTTCTAAAATGAATtcataataattcattattaatcattcatttaataaaaaatatttgtataaatttggaggtaaaaaaaatcaaggtgATAGCAAAACTCTCCTgatatcaaaatttaaaactgcctaaaaatgaaattcttGAAAAGAAAACCTTACTAAGTTGCTTGACATTagcttttattattactgtttttaaaatatacatatttattaattaaaaaatcttgacatttttattcttattatttattttcttttttttccctaaaatcagattttattttttactttgatttactcttacatacactaccgttcaaaagtttggggtcagtacatttttattgtttcttttttttttttttttttttatgaaattaatacttttattcaccaaggatgtattaagttaataattaaaagtttattaaaagttaataataaataatttacattgttataaaatatttatattttgaataaacactgtactttttaaacttgttattcatgaaagaatcctgaaaaaaaaattacaggttccaaaaaatatttggcagcacaactgttgatattatccaacattgatcattctaataataaatccgcatattagaatgatttctgaaggatcatgtgacacttaagactcgagtaacagctgataaaaattcagcttttcatcacaggaataaattcttttttaaagtatgttaaaataaaaaacattattttatattgtaaaaacattttgcaatattactgttttttttttttttttaaatcaaataaatgcagcctcgatGAGcgtaagagactactttaaagactattacaagtcttactgaccccaaacttttgaacggtagtgtatattcaaggtgtaaagaaaatgttaattcatttacTTGATAGTTACttcacattacatttttagaatcattaaattaaacttttcttgaaattgacaaaaaaaattttcGAAGATTGTCATTGCCCCCCGAACATAACTTGAATATACCAATACACTATTctataatgcaaataaaaactCCATGCTCTACCTACCTTTCCTGTAAACCAGCCGACTGATGACCACAATTGTGATCTTGCTGTCGTCACGGCGACAGGGGTCAGGGGTGAAGTCAGTGGGGTCGACAGCATTGGGGATGACAGAGACGATTTCAGGGTCAAGAGCAGCTCGCAGTACAGTGTTTTCTTTACTAGTgtatgacacacacacaatgtgaTTGGTATCACACAGAGAGACAGTCAGCAGCTTATTGGTCAGTACAGAGCTCAGGTCCGCAAATCCAAAGAGAGAGTGATCTGTAAATACAGTGTTGAGTCCCATAGTCTTGGCGTGAAACAGAGCATCATGGGCCATTGCGGAGAAGGAGCTGTGAGCGTGAACAATTGTGATGCGTTCGCGCACAAACACGCACCGGAGTAGCGGCAAACTGTGGAAGCAGGTGGTTGCCGTGGACTGATTATACATAACCTGAAATGAAAACATGCATGAGATGTGTGTGATAAGTTTAATGTGTATAATATGagctgtttaaaataatataatacattgtaAAACACACCTGTAGTGGTAGGTAATACACCTTCAAGCCATTTGTCAGGTAGCGAATCCCACGGCGGTCTCCATACGCATGTGTTGCGATGACAACCTTGTGGCCGTTCTCTATGAGGCACTGTGAGAGCTGATAGATGTGACTCTCCACACCACCCATGTTTGGGTAGAAAAAGTCAGACACCATACAAATCCTGTGCTTCATGCCCTGCTCATGATCAGCGTGCCGGTGTGTGCTGGAGGAGTGTGTGTCCAAAGATGAAGGTGTTTTAGGTGCATGAGTGTGACCTCTCCTCCTGTGGCCCATGGTGTAATGAAATCTTCAGTGCTCTCTCATATAAAAGACACATGCACCTGCAAACACACTTTACATTATTACATGTCATGCTACTTTGATAACAAGATTATGTTATGTCACAATATGAATTGAACATTGCATGCTACTTTGCTGCACAAGACACGCATCACATCTCAGTcacaaaattacaatgtttCACTGAATTCATGTCCATCATATTGCAAAGAACGCGTATATCCCACATTTACTGTGCATTTTACTATTACCGTATATTCTATAGACTGATTTTGATTGACGCTAGCTGACTGTTTTCACCTGTATGCACTGCAATTGTATAGTAGATACTGTATTTTGTAGATACTGTACCAAACCACTGCATTGTTATGAAGCATAACTTCTCTACGCTTGTTATTATGGTGATAAATAAagtgatttcattttatttagtatacACATAAAATACAGACACATTCTAGAACTGTGGACCCTGAACTGTACAGACATCCAAATGTATACAAGGATAAATGTTGAAggattataaaattatttattgatcGTCTTTACTGATGAACTGAACTTTACCGTAAACACCTGTTATACAAATAGCAGTCTACCGagtttgaaatatatttaactgaCGCGAATAACGCAGTTTAGTACATTAATACTAGGTAATATTtgcattaaatcaaataaaatga from Labeo rohita strain BAU-BD-2019 chromosome 9, IGBB_LRoh.1.0, whole genome shotgun sequence encodes the following:
- the piga gene encoding phosphatidylinositol N-acetylglucosaminyltransferase subunit A — protein: MGHRRRGHTHAPKTPSSLDTHSSSTHRHADHEQGMKHRICMVSDFFYPNMGGVESHIYQLSQCLIENGHKVVIATHAYGDRRGIRYLTNGLKVYYLPLQVMYNQSTATTCFHSLPLLRCVFVRERITIVHAHSSFSAMAHDALFHAKTMGLNTVFTDHSLFGFADLSSVLTNKLLTVSLCDTNHIVCVSYTSKENTVLRAALDPEIVSVIPNAVDPTDFTPDPCRRDDSKITIVVISRLVYRKGIDLLSGIIPELCGKHPDLCFLIGGEGPKRIILEEVREKYQLHDRVRLLGALDHKDVRDVLVQGHIFLNTSLTEAFCMAIVEGASCGLQVVTTRVGGIPEVLPDELVTLCEPSVHSLCDGLETVIAKIRTRNVASPATVHRKVRTLYTWRNVAERTEKVYNRVCREPVLPLSDRLHRLQSHCGSVAGSIFSFVAVINFLFLLFLQWLCPDHLIDVAIDLSGPHSHIGQQLNKKKSKTQNPAVS